A stretch of Natronococcus sp. CG52 DNA encodes these proteins:
- a CDS encoding ArsA family ATPase, translating into MTEFVFFGGKGGVGKTTVSSAYGLECVGGGLETLLVSTDPAHSTADVFDQEFGDEPQPVEGYDGLSALEIDPEQEVQDHLQGLKRQLSSQLSAAMVNEVDIQLEMAHQTPGAYEAALFDRFVEVMRTADPYDRVVFDTSPTGSTLRLLALPELLERWIDRLMDKRERSIDLYEKAAIGNREPRRVMDGDPILARLQERKERFEFAGEVLRDDAAFYLVMNPDELSIRETRRSVETLEDAALPVRGLVVNRLTPEPEPHEEGRGARYLRQRVATERDRLERIEREFAVPVVATIETRVEEVRGSILEEVAAELEVAVEDEGSVQSR; encoded by the coding sequence ATGACCGAGTTCGTCTTCTTCGGTGGGAAAGGCGGGGTCGGTAAGACGACCGTCTCGAGCGCCTACGGTCTCGAGTGCGTCGGCGGTGGACTCGAGACGCTGCTCGTTTCGACGGACCCGGCACACAGCACGGCTGACGTCTTCGACCAGGAGTTCGGCGACGAACCGCAGCCCGTCGAGGGGTACGACGGGCTCTCGGCGCTCGAGATCGATCCGGAACAGGAGGTCCAGGACCACCTGCAGGGGCTCAAGCGCCAGCTGAGTTCGCAGCTGTCCGCGGCGATGGTCAACGAGGTCGACATTCAACTCGAGATGGCCCACCAGACGCCCGGCGCCTACGAGGCCGCCCTCTTCGATCGGTTCGTCGAGGTGATGCGAACCGCCGACCCGTACGATCGGGTGGTGTTCGACACGTCGCCGACGGGGTCGACGCTGCGACTGCTCGCGCTGCCGGAACTCCTCGAGCGGTGGATCGACCGGCTGATGGACAAACGCGAGCGCAGCATCGACCTCTACGAGAAGGCCGCGATCGGGAACCGGGAACCCCGGCGCGTGATGGACGGCGATCCGATCCTCGCGCGACTGCAGGAACGAAAGGAACGGTTCGAGTTCGCCGGGGAGGTGTTGCGCGACGACGCGGCGTTTTACCTCGTGATGAATCCCGACGAACTCTCGATCCGCGAGACGCGCCGCTCGGTCGAGACCCTCGAAGATGCGGCGCTTCCGGTTCGCGGTCTCGTGGTCAACCGGCTGACGCCCGAACCCGAACCCCACGAGGAGGGGAGAGGGGCGCGGTACCTCCGTCAGCGGGTCGCCACCGAACGCGACCGCCTCGAGCGGATCGAGCGCGAGTTCGCCGTTCCGGTCGTCGCGACGATCGAAACGCGCGTCGAGGAGGTTCGGGGCTCGATTCTTGAGGAAGTCGCCGCCGAACTCGAGGTCGCGGTCGAGGACGAGGGTTCAGTGCAATCCCGGTGA
- a CDS encoding pyridoxal-phosphate-dependent aminotransferase family protein translates to MTDDRLRMTPGPTEVPEAVRQAMSEPTPNPDLESEFFEFYRSLTGKLETVYHAGAETDRANASERDVVVLGGEGILGLEAAVASLVGEGDRVLCLSNGLYGDGFADFVERYGGEAVVCEVPWRETLDPETVADCLEEEGPFDVATMVHCETPTGTLNDLEPILDLLEEHDVLSVVDAVSSLGGTPVPTGKIDVCLGASQKCLSAPPGLTTCAVSERAWDRIESVENPTFYADLEPWRTAADDEWFPYTHLASNLYGLDAAVDLLFEEGLDEVFARHEEAATLCRERAADLGLETYPADEADCSPTVTALDVERATELQQAVLEEHDIVLATGLGDLEDEILRIGHTGHNARTDRVERAMDAVADALD, encoded by the coding sequence ATGACCGACGACAGACTGCGGATGACGCCCGGTCCGACGGAGGTACCGGAGGCCGTCCGCCAGGCGATGAGCGAACCGACGCCGAACCCCGACCTCGAGTCCGAGTTCTTCGAGTTCTACCGGTCGCTGACGGGCAAACTCGAGACCGTCTATCACGCGGGAGCTGAAACCGACAGGGCGAACGCCTCCGAGAGGGACGTCGTCGTCCTCGGCGGCGAGGGAATTCTCGGCCTCGAGGCGGCCGTCGCCTCGCTGGTCGGCGAGGGCGATCGGGTGCTCTGTCTCTCCAACGGGCTCTACGGCGACGGGTTCGCCGACTTCGTCGAGCGGTACGGCGGCGAGGCCGTCGTCTGCGAAGTCCCCTGGCGCGAGACGCTCGACCCCGAGACCGTCGCGGACTGTCTCGAGGAAGAGGGGCCATTCGACGTCGCGACGATGGTCCACTGCGAGACGCCGACCGGGACGCTGAACGACCTCGAGCCGATCCTCGACCTGCTCGAGGAGCACGACGTGCTCTCGGTCGTCGACGCCGTCTCGTCGCTCGGCGGAACGCCCGTTCCGACCGGGAAGATCGACGTCTGTCTCGGTGCGAGCCAAAAGTGTCTCAGCGCGCCGCCGGGGCTCACCACCTGCGCGGTCAGCGAGCGCGCCTGGGACCGCATCGAGTCCGTCGAGAACCCGACGTTCTACGCCGACCTCGAGCCCTGGCGAACCGCCGCGGACGACGAGTGGTTCCCGTACACGCACCTCGCGTCGAACCTGTACGGACTCGACGCCGCGGTCGACCTGCTGTTCGAGGAAGGACTCGACGAGGTGTTCGCACGCCACGAGGAGGCCGCGACGCTGTGTCGCGAGCGCGCCGCGGACCTCGGCCTGGAGACGTACCCGGCCGACGAGGCCGACTGTTCGCCGACCGTGACCGCGCTCGACGTCGAGCGGGCTACCGAACTACAGCAAGCGGTGCTGGAGGAACACGATATCGTCCTCGCGACCGGTCTCGGCGACCTCGAGGACGAGATCCTCCGGATCGGTCACACGGGCCACAACGCGCGGACGGATCGCGTGGAGCGAGCGATGGACGCGGTCGCCGACGCGCTCGACTAA
- a CDS encoding NAD(P)H-hydrate dehydratase, with the protein MGRLQRTLSNISEESGTDNGRVGIVAGSVDYPNQPALVGRAALRTGSDHVRAVVTEEIYEIVATHDPNLLASKYEGERFDQVAVERAVEVGEWADAMVIGPGFADAEPAAIRETIDRIDVPTVVDAIAIEPALEADLSNAVLTPNDDEEDTIADSYESLEAFTEETGAVITFTGGVDEIIAAGERAENDTGTSALTVAGTGDTLTGITASLLGQGMEREDAAELGAWILGKSGELATAEYGPGVLATDVIDRIPDTIR; encoded by the coding sequence ATGGGACGACTCCAGCGAACGCTCTCGAACATTTCCGAGGAGTCAGGCACCGACAACGGCCGCGTCGGTATCGTCGCCGGCAGCGTCGACTACCCGAACCAGCCCGCGCTCGTCGGCCGGGCTGCGCTTCGAACCGGCTCCGATCACGTCCGCGCGGTCGTCACCGAAGAGATCTACGAGATCGTCGCGACCCACGATCCGAACCTGCTCGCCAGCAAGTACGAGGGAGAACGGTTCGACCAGGTCGCCGTCGAGCGCGCCGTCGAGGTCGGCGAGTGGGCGGACGCGATGGTAATCGGTCCCGGCTTCGCCGACGCCGAGCCGGCGGCGATTCGCGAGACGATAGACCGGATCGACGTCCCGACCGTCGTCGACGCCATCGCGATCGAACCGGCGCTCGAGGCCGACCTCTCGAACGCGGTGCTCACGCCGAACGACGACGAAGAGGACACGATCGCCGACTCCTACGAGTCGCTCGAGGCGTTTACCGAGGAGACGGGCGCCGTCATCACGTTCACGGGCGGCGTCGACGAGATCATCGCCGCCGGCGAGCGAGCGGAAAACGATACCGGAACCTCGGCGCTGACCGTCGCCGGTACGGGCGACACCCTGACCGGTATCACCGCCTCGCTGCTCGGCCAGGGGATGGAACGCGAAGACGCCGCGGAACTCGGTGCCTGGATCCTCGGTAAGAGCGGCGAACTCGCGACGGCCGAGTACGGACCGGGCGTCCTCGCGACCGACGTCATCGACCGGATTCCGGACACGATCCGCTGA
- a CDS encoding rubrerythrin-like domain-containing protein, giving the protein MKDVELDPSEESTYECFTCGTVVRAVSSAACPDCGADMRNRQTPLE; this is encoded by the coding sequence ATGAAAGACGTCGAACTCGACCCGAGTGAGGAATCGACTTACGAGTGTTTCACGTGCGGGACCGTCGTCAGGGCAGTGTCGTCGGCTGCCTGTCCCGACTGCGGCGCCGACATGCGTAACCGTCAGACGCCGCTCGAGTGA
- a CDS encoding class I SAM-dependent methyltransferase, with the protein MASHGDERSTAATSGDEISHPLVAAVYDRVVPDRFLFGPHRRYLTADLSGRVLDVGAGTGANFPYVADGSERISYYAIEPDPHMREQAVEKAREAGCSVTLRDARAESLPYPDESFDVVVASLVFCTIADPDAALEEVARVLKPGGELRFLEHVRADGWRATGQDLLNPLWSRAAGGCQLTRETAERFVCHDAFAVEEIERVAFGIFPATPIVRGTVRRRRDGGLTGWSAHFYLNGTRR; encoded by the coding sequence ATGGCTTCCCACGGCGACGAGCGATCGACGGCCGCGACGAGCGGCGACGAGATCTCCCACCCGCTGGTCGCGGCGGTCTACGACCGGGTCGTCCCAGACCGGTTCCTCTTCGGACCGCACCGCCGGTATCTGACCGCCGACCTCTCGGGGCGCGTACTCGACGTCGGGGCCGGAACCGGCGCGAACTTCCCGTACGTCGCCGACGGGAGCGAGCGCATCTCCTACTACGCGATCGAACCCGACCCCCACATGCGGGAGCAGGCGGTCGAGAAGGCGCGAGAGGCCGGCTGCAGTGTAACCCTGCGGGACGCCCGCGCCGAATCGCTTCCCTACCCCGACGAGAGCTTCGACGTCGTCGTCGCCAGCCTCGTCTTCTGCACCATCGCGGATCCCGACGCCGCCCTCGAGGAGGTCGCCCGCGTGCTGAAACCCGGCGGCGAACTGCGGTTCCTCGAGCACGTCCGCGCCGACGGCTGGCGGGCGACCGGTCAGGACCTCCTGAACCCGCTCTGGAGCCGCGCCGCCGGCGGCTGTCAGCTCACCCGGGAGACCGCCGAGCGGTTCGTCTGTCACGACGCGTTCGCCGTCGAGGAGATCGAGCGCGTCGCGTTCGGGATCTTTCCGGCGACGCCGATCGTGCGCGGGACGGTGCGGCGGCGTCGTGACGGCGGCCTCACGGGCTGGTCGGCTCACTTTTATTTGAACGGAACGCGCCGATAG
- a CDS encoding phosphoribosyltransferase: MFADRTDAGDQLAAELERRGLEADVVLGIPRGALPVARPVADALEADLDVVVARKMGSPNNPELAIGAVASDGSVWRNERLIDRLGVSEAYLEDVREEEAENARQKADRYRETPGLPDLEGKRAVVVDDGVATGATAIACLRQVQDSGAEYVALAVPVGSPDSIEALEDEADDVIALQTPASFQAVGQFYRNFGQVSDEEAIEYLGGSDR; encoded by the coding sequence ATGTTCGCGGATCGAACCGACGCCGGCGATCAGCTCGCAGCGGAACTCGAGCGTCGCGGCCTCGAAGCCGACGTCGTCCTCGGGATCCCTCGCGGCGCGTTGCCGGTCGCTCGACCGGTGGCCGACGCGCTCGAGGCCGATCTCGACGTCGTCGTCGCCAGAAAGATGGGGTCGCCGAACAATCCCGAACTGGCGATCGGTGCGGTCGCGAGCGACGGCAGCGTCTGGCGAAACGAGAGGCTCATCGACCGGCTGGGCGTCTCGGAGGCGTACCTCGAGGACGTCCGCGAAGAGGAGGCCGAGAACGCCCGACAGAAGGCCGACCGCTATCGCGAGACGCCCGGGCTGCCCGATCTCGAGGGAAAACGTGCCGTCGTCGTCGACGACGGCGTCGCGACCGGTGCGACCGCAATCGCCTGCCTTCGCCAGGTGCAGGATTCCGGGGCCGAGTACGTGGCACTCGCGGTTCCCGTGGGTTCACCCGACTCGATCGAGGCTCTGGAGGACGAAGCCGACGACGTGATCGCGCTCCAGACCCCCGCGAGCTTCCAGGCTGTTGGACAGTTCTACCGGAACTTCGGTCAGGTGAGCGACGAAGAGGCGATCGAGTACCTCGGAGGAAGCGATCGGTAG
- a CDS encoding redox-regulated ATPase YchF has product MSYRIGLVGKPSVGKSSFFNAATMNDVPEGAYPFTTIDPSVGEAYVRVECAAPEFDEECTPNVGYCDRGTRFVPTKLVDVAGLIPGAHEGAGLGNQFLTDLNETDVLIHVVDFSGETDLEGEPTEDHDPRKDIDFLEEELDQWYLGILEKGIERYESGYTTEDDAIEEELAEQMSAFKTNEDEIKRLVRRVDVGFDPTEWDADDRLALAREIRTETKPMVIAANKMDTPEAQANYEEITNDPDYEHLTIVPASAHAERALKSADKAGVVDYRPGDDDFEITGDVSGEQEQGLEEIRDFLDRYGATGVQAALETALFDVLGVVPVFPGGANGLGNERGEVLPDCYLIPPNSTAEDFAYSLHSDIGDGFLHAIDCRSNRQLGKSYEVESRDVIEVITTN; this is encoded by the coding sequence ATGAGTTACCGGATCGGACTCGTCGGCAAGCCGTCCGTCGGCAAGTCCTCCTTCTTCAACGCTGCCACGATGAACGACGTCCCGGAAGGGGCCTACCCGTTCACGACTATCGACCCCAGCGTGGGCGAAGCGTACGTCCGCGTCGAGTGTGCGGCCCCCGAGTTCGACGAGGAGTGTACGCCGAACGTCGGCTACTGCGACCGCGGAACGCGGTTCGTCCCGACGAAACTCGTCGACGTCGCCGGACTGATCCCCGGCGCCCACGAGGGTGCCGGCCTCGGCAACCAGTTCCTGACCGACCTGAACGAGACCGACGTCCTGATCCACGTCGTCGACTTCTCCGGCGAGACCGATCTCGAGGGAGAGCCGACCGAGGACCACGATCCCCGGAAGGACATCGACTTCCTCGAGGAGGAACTCGACCAGTGGTATCTGGGCATCCTCGAGAAGGGGATCGAGCGCTACGAGTCGGGGTATACGACCGAGGACGACGCCATCGAGGAAGAACTCGCCGAGCAGATGAGCGCCTTCAAGACGAACGAGGACGAGATCAAGCGTCTCGTTCGCCGCGTCGACGTCGGCTTCGATCCGACCGAGTGGGATGCCGACGACCGCCTCGCGCTCGCCCGCGAGATCCGCACGGAGACCAAGCCGATGGTGATCGCGGCGAACAAGATGGACACCCCGGAGGCGCAGGCGAACTACGAGGAGATCACGAACGATCCCGACTACGAACACCTGACGATCGTTCCCGCGAGCGCTCACGCCGAGCGAGCGCTCAAGTCGGCCGATAAGGCCGGCGTCGTCGACTACCGTCCCGGCGACGACGACTTCGAGATTACGGGCGACGTTTCGGGCGAACAAGAGCAGGGCCTCGAGGAGATCCGCGACTTCCTCGACCGGTACGGCGCGACGGGCGTCCAGGCGGCCCTCGAGACCGCGCTGTTCGACGTGCTCGGCGTCGTCCCGGTCTTTCCCGGCGGTGCCAACGGGCTCGGCAACGAACGCGGCGAGGTACTCCCCGACTGCTATCTGATTCCGCCGAACTCGACGGCGGAGGACTTCGCCTACAGCCTCCACTCGGACATCGGCGACGGCTTCCTCCACGCGATCGACTGCCGGTCGAACCGCCAACTCGGCAAGAGCTACGAGGTCGAATCGCGGGATGTGATCGAGGTTATTACGACGAACTGA
- a CDS encoding carbon starvation CstA family protein, producing the protein MVGVIWIVALVLTTFTAAYIGYGRYLSQFVGLDDSRETPAHKYQDGQEYVPAKKPVLLGHHYSSIAGGAPVVGPITAALVWGWIPAVLWVAIGNPLMGAVHDFVSLSSSLRHEGKSIGYIIGEYVGERGKDMLLWFAFLLTILVVAVFALVIGVVLNAYPSAATASLLYITLAFVFGVWLYQLGLPFSVGTVVFVAGVFASVWIGIQYPLAIVPGDYPDGTIVLLESAAFFPELLDSANIGAWVLVILVYGAAASILPVWMLLQPRDYLSSFLLYTGVGGSLLAVIVGTFITGMGSDAIHPETGDQLSFEITTGAWYGFLGQGGPLAEMLPLMPLFPLLFLTIACGTISGFHSLVSSGTTSKQLNKETDAKLIGYGGMLAEGLLAAVALCAVTLVAIPAGAGGIGLALPNFATGGGAILTALGVPFEYAAPFMALVLASFLLTSMDTAVRLGRYMLEEIVGTPETQAEEYAANRYVNTTVIAVVAFFLLGSGRWEDLWTLFGGANQLLASLALLSATVWLANWSKSKQLISTGGPMVLMGIITVAGLSWVGLYQILGGRLLGITADAETSLIGQLSAVVQIVLIVVLIGLALSLFKIGYDNMQTARETGDGVAADVSTDDD; encoded by the coding sequence ATGGTAGGTGTAATCTGGATCGTCGCACTGGTGCTGACGACGTTTACCGCCGCGTACATCGGCTACGGTCGGTACCTCTCGCAGTTCGTGGGGCTCGACGATAGTCGAGAGACGCCAGCGCACAAGTATCAAGACGGGCAGGAGTACGTCCCGGCGAAGAAGCCGGTACTACTGGGACATCACTATTCGAGTATCGCGGGTGGCGCACCCGTCGTCGGGCCGATCACGGCCGCACTGGTCTGGGGTTGGATCCCGGCCGTGCTGTGGGTTGCGATCGGGAACCCGCTGATGGGTGCGGTCCACGACTTCGTCTCGCTGTCGAGCAGCCTTCGACACGAGGGGAAGTCGATCGGCTACATCATCGGCGAGTACGTCGGTGAGCGAGGCAAGGATATGCTGTTGTGGTTCGCGTTCTTGCTGACGATTCTCGTCGTCGCAGTGTTCGCACTGGTCATCGGGGTCGTGCTGAACGCGTACCCGTCGGCAGCGACCGCGAGCCTGCTGTACATTACGCTCGCGTTCGTCTTCGGGGTCTGGCTGTACCAACTGGGACTTCCGTTCTCGGTCGGCACAGTCGTCTTCGTTGCGGGCGTCTTCGCGTCGGTCTGGATCGGTATCCAGTACCCGCTCGCGATCGTCCCCGGCGACTACCCCGACGGGACGATCGTGTTGCTCGAGTCGGCGGCGTTCTTCCCGGAACTGCTCGACAGTGCGAACATCGGCGCGTGGGTGCTGGTGATACTCGTGTACGGGGCCGCCGCGAGCATCCTGCCGGTCTGGATGCTGCTGCAGCCGCGTGACTACCTCTCGTCGTTCCTCCTGTACACGGGGGTCGGTGGGAGTTTGCTCGCGGTCATCGTCGGGACGTTCATCACCGGAATGGGAAGCGACGCGATCCACCCCGAGACCGGTGATCAGTTGAGCTTCGAGATCACGACCGGGGCCTGGTACGGCTTCCTCGGACAGGGCGGCCCGCTCGCGGAGATGCTTCCGCTCATGCCGCTGTTCCCGCTGTTGTTCCTCACCATCGCGTGTGGGACCATCAGCGGCTTCCACTCGCTGGTCTCCTCGGGGACGACGTCCAAGCAACTGAACAAGGAAACCGACGCCAAACTGATCGGCTACGGCGGGATGCTCGCGGAGGGACTGCTCGCGGCAGTCGCACTCTGTGCGGTGACGCTCGTCGCGATCCCGGCCGGTGCCGGCGGGATCGGACTGGCGCTGCCGAACTTCGCGACCGGTGGCGGCGCGATCCTCACCGCGCTCGGCGTTCCGTTCGAGTACGCCGCACCGTTTATGGCGCTCGTGCTCGCGAGTTTCCTGCTGACGAGCATGGACACGGCCGTCCGACTGGGTCGGTACATGTTGGAGGAGATCGTCGGTACGCCGGAGACGCAGGCCGAGGAGTACGCGGCCAACCGCTACGTCAACACGACGGTCATCGCCGTCGTCGCGTTCTTCCTGCTCGGCAGCGGCCGGTGGGAGGATCTCTGGACGCTGTTCGGCGGTGCGAACCAGCTGCTGGCGTCGCTGGCACTGCTGTCTGCCACCGTCTGGCTGGCCAACTGGAGCAAGTCTAAGCAGCTGATTTCGACCGGCGGCCCCATGGTGCTGATGGGAATCATCACGGTCGCCGGTCTCAGCTGGGTCGGGCTCTATCAGATCCTCGGCGGTCGGCTGCTCGGTATCACCGCCGACGCGGAGACGTCGCTGATCGGCCAGCTATCGGCCGTCGTCCAGATCGTCCTCATCGTGGTCCTCATCGGACTCGCGCTGTCGCTGTTCAAAATCGGCTACGACAACATGCAGACGGCCCGTGAAACGGGTGATGGCGTCGCAGCCGACGTGAGTACGGACGACGACTGA
- a CDS encoding cytochrome d ubiquinol oxidase subunit II, with amino-acid sequence MTDPIVEAAYVVGWLPEAWFWLLFGILAIYLVLDGFDFGVGLLYATRETESDRETFHAAFGPIWKANEVWFVLFTTVLFAAYPVAYANLLSRHYLLVFLLLLGLILRGVGIKLRKERDDERWKRYCDYAFVSGSAISPLALGVFIAEWAFGGVPAGVALLGGVALVALCFVLGAAFLALKTRGTLRTEMATYATNGTLVYLALFAVAGGALFGVNSIRLPAVGIAAGATGLCSVGIVTGSRLDQYYVLFGAAAGLAVVFVGFLAGGLYPMIDPVAGLAIRDAVVSPQTLNVTTAMALVFLPAVSIGFAMLYSIFEGVADPDNGY; translated from the coding sequence ATGACTGATCCGATCGTCGAGGCGGCCTACGTCGTCGGCTGGCTGCCGGAGGCGTGGTTCTGGCTCCTGTTCGGCATTCTGGCGATCTACCTGGTCCTCGACGGGTTCGATTTCGGAGTCGGACTCCTCTATGCGACACGAGAGACCGAATCCGACCGTGAGACGTTCCACGCCGCGTTCGGCCCGATCTGGAAGGCGAACGAGGTCTGGTTCGTTCTGTTCACGACGGTGCTGTTTGCGGCGTACCCGGTCGCTTACGCGAATCTGCTGTCCAGACACTATCTTCTCGTGTTCCTCCTGCTTCTCGGCCTGATCCTGCGAGGGGTCGGTATCAAACTCCGGAAGGAGCGCGACGACGAACGGTGGAAGCGATACTGCGATTACGCGTTCGTCTCGGGGAGCGCGATTTCGCCGCTCGCCCTCGGCGTGTTCATCGCGGAGTGGGCGTTCGGCGGTGTGCCGGCGGGCGTGGCGCTTCTCGGCGGCGTCGCACTCGTCGCGCTCTGTTTTGTCCTCGGCGCAGCGTTTCTCGCGCTCAAAACCCGGGGGACGCTACGAACGGAGATGGCGACCTACGCGACGAACGGGACGCTAGTTTACCTCGCACTCTTCGCCGTCGCCGGAGGGGCGCTGTTCGGCGTCAACAGCATCCGACTTCCGGCCGTCGGTATCGCGGCGGGCGCGACCGGGCTCTGTTCGGTCGGCATCGTCACGGGGTCGCGTCTAGACCAGTACTACGTCCTCTTCGGGGCAGCAGCGGGTCTGGCGGTCGTATTCGTCGGGTTCCTCGCGGGAGGGCTCTACCCGATGATCGATCCGGTGGCCGGTCTGGCGATCCGCGACGCGGTCGTCTCACCGCAGACGCTGAACGTAACGACGGCCATGGCGCTCGTATTCCTCCCTGCCGTTTCGATCGGGTTCGCGATGCTGTACTCGATCTTCGAGGGCGTCGCCGATCCGGATAACGGCTACTGA
- a CDS encoding cytochrome ubiquinol oxidase subunit I, with the protein MIDPVLASRLQFAIAITIHILFASLSVGLAPYLVYFTVQEVRTGEDRYRKLREFWTKVFAVGFVMGTVTGIPMSFMFGTNFSQFSTVAGELIGGPLSFEAKMAFFLEAIFLGILLFGRDRVSGRFYTLSAFFVALGAWLSAFWILVVNSWMQTPRGYEVATNGGTEIVRMTDPLAAFFTPRFPWMFVHMQNAAIISVTLLVAGVAAYFVWQNRESETWNTALRVAVGVLLLTSAFQVVHGDMYGRHVADTQPQKFAAMEAHYDTERGADLHIIAIPTSLEAITDPRADNLYTVSIPYLTSYLASGGDPTAEVTGLDDFEYESPPVAIVFWSFRIMVGLGFWFVFLGTWGAYERWRGGLRDSPRYLIATMLSAPLGFVALVTGWYVTEVGRQPWLIQGVLKTSDGVSPALDGTEALLTLVGVSGSYLFLLGIFLCIVRRLVTAERDDVVDEDDRSVPKWVIADD; encoded by the coding sequence ATGATTGATCCCGTTCTCGCGAGTCGACTCCAGTTCGCTATCGCGATCACGATTCACATCCTGTTCGCCTCGCTATCGGTCGGACTGGCGCCGTATCTGGTCTACTTTACCGTTCAGGAGGTTCGGACCGGTGAGGACCGGTATCGGAAGCTCCGCGAGTTCTGGACGAAGGTATTCGCCGTCGGATTCGTGATGGGGACGGTCACCGGCATCCCCATGAGCTTCATGTTCGGCACGAACTTCTCGCAGTTCTCGACGGTCGCCGGCGAGCTCATCGGCGGTCCGCTCTCGTTCGAGGCGAAGATGGCGTTCTTCCTCGAGGCTATCTTCCTCGGGATCCTGCTGTTCGGCCGCGATCGGGTGTCCGGCCGGTTCTACACACTTTCGGCGTTTTTCGTCGCGCTCGGCGCGTGGCTCTCGGCGTTCTGGATCCTCGTCGTGAACTCGTGGATGCAGACGCCCCGCGGCTACGAGGTCGCCACTAACGGCGGGACCGAAATCGTTCGGATGACGGATCCGCTCGCCGCGTTCTTCACTCCTCGCTTCCCGTGGATGTTCGTGCATATGCAGAACGCAGCGATCATTTCGGTCACGCTTCTCGTCGCCGGCGTCGCCGCGTACTTCGTCTGGCAGAACCGAGAGTCAGAGACGTGGAACACGGCGCTCCGGGTTGCCGTCGGCGTCTTGCTGCTTACTTCCGCCTTCCAGGTCGTTCACGGCGACATGTACGGCCGCCACGTCGCCGACACGCAACCGCAGAAGTTTGCAGCGATGGAAGCCCACTACGACACCGAACGCGGTGCCGATCTCCACATCATCGCGATCCCGACGAGCCTCGAGGCGATTACCGATCCGCGAGCCGACAACCTCTACACAGTTAGTATTCCGTATCTCACCTCGTACCTCGCGAGCGGCGGTGATCCGACCGCCGAGGTAACCGGACTGGACGACTTCGAGTACGAGTCGCCGCCCGTCGCGATCGTGTTCTGGTCGTTCCGAATCATGGTCGGGCTCGGATTCTGGTTCGTCTTCCTCGGAACGTGGGGCGCGTACGAGCGGTGGCGAGGCGGTCTACGCGACAGTCCGCGGTACCTCATCGCCACGATGCTGTCGGCGCCCCTCGGGTTCGTCGCGCTCGTTACCGGCTGGTACGTCACGGAAGTCGGCCGCCAGCCGTGGCTCATTCAGGGCGTCCTCAAAACGAGCGACGGCGTCTCGCCGGCACTGGACGGGACTGAGGCGCTGCTTACGCTCGTCGGCGTCAGCGGGAGCTATCTCTTTCTGCTCGGGATCTTCCTCTGTATCGTCCGTCGGCTCGTCACCGCTGAACGCGACGACGTCGTCGACGAAGACGACCGGTCGGTTCCGAAGTGGGTGATCGCGGATGACTGA